In Streptomyces rapamycinicus NRRL 5491, the genomic stretch GCTGCCGTTCGCGGCCGCCGCGGCCAACTTCGAGGCCGCCTGCCGGCATGGCATCGACGCGGTCCTGCAGTGGCCCAAATCCGGCCGTTCGGCGTCCCTGACCCGCACCTCCGCCGTACGGCTGGTCCGCGAGGAGCTGCTGCCGCTCGCCGCGTCCGGCCTCGACTCCTGGGGCGTGGAGCCCGCCGACCGCGACCGCTACCTCGGCGTGATCGAGGAGCGCTGCAAGCTGGGGGTCAACGGCGCGTCCTGGCAGGCGGCCACCTACCACCGGGCGCTGGGCGGCGGACTGGACCGGGACGCCGCCCTCGCGGCCATGACCCGCCGCTACTGTGCCCTGATGCGGACCGACGCACCGGTGCACACCTGGCCCACCGATCTCTCCGGGTGACGCCCCCACCGTGGACCATGACCCCGTATTGTCCGGTGAACGGGGCGGGTGCACGGATGAGGCGGAGAGACGGAAGTGGGGACAGGAGTGCGGTCACAGGCGCGGGGCGCGGAGTTGCCCGTGGTCGAGGACGGGCTCTCGCGGCGGACGCTGCGCAATGAGACGCTGCTCGTGCTGGCGCTGTCCCTCGGCGCGAGCGGGCTGTCCGCGCTGATCAGCTTTATCGGCTCGGTGACCAAACCGGGCGGGCTGAAGGACCAGGCGGCCAATCTCAACTCCTCCGCGGCGCCGGGGCGGCCCTGGCTGGATCTCGCCTGGCAGCTGTTCGGCATCACCACCGCGCTGGTGCCGGTCGCGCTCGTGGCCCATCTGCTGCTGCGCGAGGGCGCCGGCCTGCGGGTGATCGGCTTTGACCGCGACCGGCCCCGGTTCGACCTGGCGTGGGGCGCCGCGATCGCGGCCGCGATCGGCGGCACCGGGCTGCTGCTGTACCTCGGGGCGCGGGCCGCCGGGGGCAACCTCACGGTGGTGCCCGAGTCGCTGCCCGACGTCTGGTGGAAGATCCCCGTACTGATCGCCTCCGCCGTGCAGAACGCGGTGCTGGAGGAGGTGGTCGTGGTCGGCTATCTGCTGCGCAGGCTCGGGCAGTTGGGCTGGACCCCGATGGCCGCCCTGCTGGCCGGCTCGGTGCTGCGCGGCTCGTACCACCTCTACCAGGGGATCGGCGGCTTCTTCGGCAACATGGCGATGGGCGTGGTCTTCGTACTGCTCTACCGCCGCTGGGGGCGGGTGGGGCCGCTGGTCGCCGCCCATGCGCTGATCGACATCGTGGCCTTCGTCGGATACGCCGTGCTGGCGGGCCGGGTGGACTGGCTGCCCACGGCCTGACCCGCCGTCCGGCGCCCTGTGACGGACCTCAGGTCAGCAGCTCGCCGTCGATGACGGTGACGGCGCCGCCCGTCAGCAGCGTACGGTCGCCGCGCAGCGCGGTGCGGACCAGGCCGGTGCGCGCGGACGCCTGGAGCCCGGTCAGCTCGTCGCGGCCGAACCGGGCCGACCAGTAGGGCGCGAGCGCGGTGTGCGCGCTGCCGGTGACCGGGTCCTCGTCGATGCCGACGCCCGGGGCGAACATCCGCGAGACGAAGTCGTACCCGCGCCCGGGGTCCTCGGCGGCCGCCGTCACGATGATGCCCCGGTGGCTGATCCGCCTGAGCGCGGCCAGGTCGGGGGCCAGGGCGCGCACGGTCTTCTCGTCGGCCACCTCGATCAGGAGGTCGTCGATGAACGGGCCGGCGTGATGGGCGGCCACGATCTGGGCGCCGAGCGCCGCGCCGACCTCGGCGGTCTTCTCGGGCACCGGCAGCTCGGTGAGTGAGGCCGTGGGGAAGTCCAGTGTGATCGAGCCGCCGTCGTCGGCCGTCGCCGACAGCACCCCGCTGAGGGTGGCGAAGCGGACCGTGCCGGTCGCGGCCCCCGTGGCCCTCAGGACATGGGTGGTGGCGAGCGTGGCATGGCCGCACATGGGCGCCTCGGTGACCGGGGTGAACCAGCGCAGCGCCCAGTCGGCCTCCGCGGCCCGGGGGAGGGGGTGGGCGAAGGCGGTCTCGGCGAGGTTGACCTCGGCGGCGACCTGCTGGAGCCAGTGGTCGTCCGGGAAGGCGTCGGTGTCGAGGAGGACGACCCCGGCCGGGTTGCCGGCGAAGGGGCGGTCGGTGAACGCGTCGACGATTCGTATCCGCATGAGCCGACCGTAGGCGGCGGGCGGCGGGTGAGCCATGGCCAATCACTCGGATGTGGCTCCTTCTTGGGGCGGAGAGGGCCGCTATCGAGGGAGCCGCTGCGCGGAAATCGGCTCTCAGGGTGTCCGGGGGGGCTCGGCGTGGCGAGAGAAGTGGGGTTGGCATCCGATCGGTTCCGATATATCGTTGAAGTGTCGTGATGGATCGACGATAGAAAGGAGCGTCACGATGCGTTCTCAAGGACATGGACACGGACGTGAGCACCGCGGACCCGGCCACCGTGGCTGGGGTGAAGGTGAGGGGCGTGAGGGACGGCGCGCGGCGTTCGGTCCGTTCGGCCCCGGTTTCGATGGTCCGCCCTTCGGCGGCCCCCCGTTCGGCGGCCGTGGCCGCGGCGGACCGGGTGGCCGGGGGATGCGCGGTCGGGCGCGGCGCGGCGATGTGCGCGCCTCGATCCTGGCCCTGCTCAAGGACCGTCCGATGCACGGCTACGAGATGATCCAGGAGATCACCGAGCGCAGCGGGGGAGCCTGGCGGCCCAGCCCCGGCTCGGTGTACCCCACCCTTCAGCTGCTCGAGGACGAGGGGCTGATCGGCAGCGAGAGCGAGGGCGGCAAGAAGCTGTTCGCGCTCACCGACGCCGGCCGCGCCGAGGCCGAGGCGGTGCCCGCCGCCCCGTGGGAGGAGGCCGGACGCGGTATCGACTGGGAGGCCATGCAGGAGGTCCGCCAGGCGGGCTTCGGGCTGATGGAGGCGTTCGCCCAGGTCTGGCGGACCGGCAGCGCGGAGCAGCGGCAGAAGGCCGTCTCCGTCATCAATGAGTCGCGCAAGCGGCTGTATCTCATCCTCGCCGAACAGGAGGAGGCGAACGGCGGCGCCGAGCGCGGCGGCGAGAGCTGAGCCCCGTCGGACGGGGGCGCGGCCGCACGGGGGCGGCGGAGCGGGACGGGGATGTCGGGGAGTTCAGACCACCAGCGCGTTCAGCTTGCGCAGCGATTCATTGAGCGCTGTGGACGCCGAGTCCTTCAGCTTCCCGGCCATCAAGGAGACCGCCGCCCCCGTGAACTCCCCGTCGACGCGCACCGTCGTGGCATCGCCGTCCGGTGCCAGCGAGTACCGCATGGCGAGGTTCACGCCCATCGGGCCCTTGCCCCGGGTGGTCAGCAGCCGGTTCGGTTCGCATTCCTCGACGGTCCAGGTCACCTCGGCCGGAAAACCCATCAGCTTCATGTTCTCCAGATAGGTGGCCCCCACCTCCAACGTGGCCGGGCCGCCCTGCGGGAAGCTGGTGTGGGTGGCGTTCCAGTCGCCGTACGTGGAGAAGTCCGTCAGCCGGGCCCAGACCTTCTCGGCCGGTGCCTCGATATGTGTCTGCGCGCTGACCTCGGCCATGGGGGAGTCCCTTCGGCGCGTTGCTGCGGGGTGGTGGTGTGCGACGGTGCCGGGCAACGTAGCCCCGGGCCGCGGAACATTCAATACTGACGGGTCATCAGATCCGGTCCATCAGGGTCGCTCCCCGCCCCTCTCCTCCCCGAGGAGGAGAACCGGTCATCCACGCACAACCACGGTGGGATGCGCACATGCTTCCCGGCGAGGATGCTCCGGCCTGAAGGGACTGATGGGGTGAGAGTGTGCGAAGTCCTACCCTTTCCGCCGGCCCGGACGACACCGGATGCGAGGACCGGGTGAGCGACGTGGTGGCCACCGTGATCGCGGGGCCCGCCGGCGCGCCGTACGCGACGGTGACGCGCAGATCGACACCGCCCATCTGCTGCACGGCCTCCTGGAGTCCGACCCGGACGTACGGGACGCGTTTCCCGGTGGCTCGCCCCAGGTGATCCGGCTGCTGGGGTATCTGGTGCAGCGCGCCATCGGCTACGGGCTCCGGTGGAGCGGCGGCGTCGAGGACTCGGGGGCGGCGCCGTCGGCGGGGAGCGGGGTGGCCGGATGGTCGCCTGCCGCGGTGGCCGCCCTCGACGCGGCGGTCCGCCGCGCCGCTTCCCGTGGCGCGACCCGCGCCGACGGTCTCGACCTGCTCGCCGCGTTCGTCCGTGACCGGGAGTGTCGTGCCATGGAGGTGCTGCGGCGCGCGGGTGTCGCCGTGGCGCCACTGGTCACCGCGTTGGAGGGGGAAGTCTGACAGTAGTCATAGGGGTGACGGTGCTGACGCGAGCTGACATGATGGCCCGGTGCGCGTATCCGGAGATCACTCACAGCAAAGGAAGGCCGGCCTGGGGCTCGCCCTGCTGTCGGCGTTCACGTTCGGCGGATCGGGTGTCGCCGCCAAACCGCTGATCGAGGCGGGGGTCGCGCCGCTCGAGGTCACCTGGCTGCGGGTGACGGGCGCGGCCCTGGTCCTGCTGCCCCTTGCCTGGCGCCATCGTGGGCTGCTGACCCGCCGCCCCGGACTGCTGGTGGGCTTCGGTCTGCTGGCCGTCGCGGGGGTGCAGGCGTGTTATTTCGCGGCGCTCTCCCGGATCCCCGTCGGCGTGGCGCTGCTCATCGAGTACTTCGCGCCCGCGCTGGTGCTGGGGTGGGTGCGGTTCGTCCAGCGCCGGCCGGTGAGCCGGGCCGCGGCGGTCGGGGTCGTGCTGGCGGTCGGCGGCCTCACCTGTGTGGTGGAGGCCTGGTCCGGGCTGAGTTTCAACCCCATCGGAGTGCTGCTCGCCTTCGGCGCGGCGTTCTGTCAGGTGGGCTATTTCGTCCTCTCCGACCACGGCGGCGACGGCCAGGACCCGGCGGATCCGTTCGGTGTCATCGCCTACGGACTGCTGATCGGGGCCGTGGCGCTGACCGTGGTCGGCCGCCCCTGGGGCATGGACTGGACCGTTCTCGCCGGGCGCGCCGATCTGGCGGGCGCCCGTGTCCCCGCGTCGGTACTGCTCGCCTGGATCGTGCTGGTGGCGACGGTGCTGGCGTATCTCACCGGGGTGGTGTCGGTGCGCCGGCTCTCGCCGCAGGTAGCCGGGGTGGTCGCCTGTCTGGAGGCGGTCATCGCGACCGTTCTGGCATGGGTGCTGCTGGCTGAGCACCTGGGCCTCGCGCAGGTCATCGGCGGTGCGGTGGTGCTGACCGGCGCTCTGATCGCCCAGACCTCCACCCCGAAGGCCGCCGCGGCCGAGCCGGTGGCGGCCTCGGCGCCGGTGGAGGGGGAGCGGGAGTTCACGGCGGGCGGATGACCGGCCCCGCCGCCCCACGGCGGGGCGGCGGGGCGGCCCGGTCAGAGCCGGGTGAGGTAGCCGGGTACCGGCGTGTCGGGGGCGAGGTCGTCGGCGGGGACCGGCGCGCCGTAGCTGTGGGCCACCGGCACCACGCCGCTCCAGTGGGGGAGTTCCAGATCCTCGTCGTCATCGCTGGGCCCGCCGGTGCGGACCTTCGCGGAGACCGCTTCGAGGTCCAGGCGGAGCACGGCGGTGGCGGCCAGTTCCTTGGCGTTGGCGGGCCGGGAGTCGGCGGCCCGGCCCGGCACCACATGGTCCACCAGGGCGTCCAGGGCAGCGGTGCGCTCGGCCGGATCGGTCACCGGGCGGGCGGTGCCGTGCACCACCACCGAGCGGTAGTTGATGGAGTGGTGGAACGCCGAGCGGGCCAGGACCAGCCCGTCGACATGGGTCACGG encodes the following:
- a CDS encoding EamA family transporter, which codes for MRVSGDHSQQRKAGLGLALLSAFTFGGSGVAAKPLIEAGVAPLEVTWLRVTGAALVLLPLAWRHRGLLTRRPGLLVGFGLLAVAGVQACYFAALSRIPVGVALLIEYFAPALVLGWVRFVQRRPVSRAAAVGVVLAVGGLTCVVEAWSGLSFNPIGVLLAFGAAFCQVGYFVLSDHGGDGQDPADPFGVIAYGLLIGAVALTVVGRPWGMDWTVLAGRADLAGARVPASVLLAWIVLVATVLAYLTGVVSVRRLSPQVAGVVACLEAVIATVLAWVLLAEHLGLAQVIGGAVVLTGALIAQTSTPKAAAAEPVAASAPVEGEREFTAGG
- a CDS encoding PhzF family phenazine biosynthesis protein, with protein sequence MRIRIVDAFTDRPFAGNPAGVVLLDTDAFPDDHWLQQVAAEVNLAETAFAHPLPRAAEADWALRWFTPVTEAPMCGHATLATTHVLRATGAATGTVRFATLSGVLSATADDGGSITLDFPTASLTELPVPEKTAEVGAALGAQIVAAHHAGPFIDDLLIEVADEKTVRALAPDLAALRRISHRGIIVTAAAEDPGRGYDFVSRMFAPGVGIDEDPVTGSAHTALAPYWSARFGRDELTGLQASARTGLVRTALRGDRTLLTGGAVTVIDGELLT
- a CDS encoding Clp protease N-terminal domain-containing protein is translated as MRGPGERRGGHRDRGARRRAVRDGDAQIDTAHLLHGLLESDPDVRDAFPGGSPQVIRLLGYLVQRAIGYGLRWSGGVEDSGAAPSAGSGVAGWSPAAVAALDAAVRRAASRGATRADGLDLLAAFVRDRECRAMEVLRRAGVAVAPLVTALEGEV
- a CDS encoding pyridoxamine 5'-phosphate oxidase family protein; translation: MPAPDATAATNAPDNAYPPTDRTVPTRARERASYDREVVHAILDEGYVCHLGFIREGAPVVLPTLYARVGERLYVHGSTGARPLRMAGAPGAEEPGLPVCLTVTHVDGLVLARSAFHHSINYRSVVVHGTARPVTDPAERTAALDALVDHVVPGRAADSRPANAKELAATAVLRLDLEAVSAKVRTGGPSDDDEDLELPHWSGVVPVAHSYGAPVPADDLAPDTPVPGYLTRL
- a CDS encoding type II toxin-antitoxin system Rv0910 family toxin, with the protein product MAEVSAQTHIEAPAEKVWARLTDFSTYGDWNATHTSFPQGGPATLEVGATYLENMKLMGFPAEVTWTVEECEPNRLLTTRGKGPMGVNLAMRYSLAPDGDATTVRVDGEFTGAAVSLMAGKLKDSASTALNESLRKLNALVV
- a CDS encoding CPBP family intramembrane glutamic endopeptidase, with translation MGTGVRSQARGAELPVVEDGLSRRTLRNETLLVLALSLGASGLSALISFIGSVTKPGGLKDQAANLNSSAAPGRPWLDLAWQLFGITTALVPVALVAHLLLREGAGLRVIGFDRDRPRFDLAWGAAIAAAIGGTGLLLYLGARAAGGNLTVVPESLPDVWWKIPVLIASAVQNAVLEEVVVVGYLLRRLGQLGWTPMAALLAGSVLRGSYHLYQGIGGFFGNMAMGVVFVLLYRRWGRVGPLVAAHALIDIVAFVGYAVLAGRVDWLPTA
- a CDS encoding PadR family transcriptional regulator, producing the protein MRSQGHGHGREHRGPGHRGWGEGEGREGRRAAFGPFGPGFDGPPFGGPPFGGRGRGGPGGRGMRGRARRGDVRASILALLKDRPMHGYEMIQEITERSGGAWRPSPGSVYPTLQLLEDEGLIGSESEGGKKLFALTDAGRAEAEAVPAAPWEEAGRGIDWEAMQEVRQAGFGLMEAFAQVWRTGSAEQRQKAVSVINESRKRLYLILAEQEEANGGAERGGES